A region of Pyxidicoccus parkwaysis DNA encodes the following proteins:
- the acpS gene encoding holo-ACP synthase, with amino-acid sequence MAASSIVVGTDLVQVSAVAASVQRFGQRYLERLFTPGELAYCLKDAHAAPERLAARFAAKEATIKVLRVHEVPVPWRSIEVVRSPEGFCELALHAEARSVADARGLFGFSVSLTHEAEYASAVVIAQQTQPHVRP; translated from the coding sequence ATGGCAGCAAGCTCAATCGTGGTCGGGACGGACCTGGTTCAGGTCTCCGCGGTGGCGGCTTCCGTCCAGCGCTTCGGCCAGCGTTATCTGGAGCGGCTGTTCACCCCCGGTGAGCTGGCCTACTGCCTGAAGGACGCGCATGCCGCACCGGAGCGGCTCGCGGCGCGCTTCGCGGCGAAGGAAGCCACCATCAAGGTGCTGCGCGTCCACGAGGTCCCCGTGCCGTGGCGCTCCATCGAGGTGGTGCGCTCGCCGGAGGGCTTCTGCGAGCTGGCCCTTCACGCCGAGGCCCGGAGCGTCGCCGACGCTCGGGGCCTCTTTGGTTTCTCCGTCAGTTTGACCCACGAGGCGGAGTACGCCTCCGCGGTCGTTATCGCCCAACAGACTCAACCCCACGTACGCCCATGA
- a CDS encoding sigma-70 family RNA polymerase sigma factor, protein MAPPPPSVPRASDPAADRALLQQVALGSAAAMREVYARCGSKAFAVTLRLLPSRADAEEVLQETFLDVWRRAREFDPARGGLETWVATIARTRAIDRLRSMGTAARVVEGATHEPPPVSAEPPAPDEASAQGQNRQRVLAALKQLPREQREVVELAYFEGLSQREIAERTGDPLGTVKTRARLALEKLGDLLRELAPGE, encoded by the coding sequence ATGGCGCCTCCTCCACCCTCCGTCCCCCGAGCGAGCGACCCGGCGGCTGACAGAGCCCTCCTCCAGCAGGTGGCTCTCGGCAGCGCCGCGGCGATGCGCGAGGTGTACGCGCGCTGTGGCTCGAAGGCCTTCGCCGTCACGCTGCGGCTCTTGCCGTCCCGCGCCGACGCGGAGGAGGTGCTGCAGGAGACCTTCCTCGACGTGTGGCGCCGCGCGCGCGAGTTCGACCCGGCGCGCGGCGGGCTGGAGACGTGGGTGGCCACCATCGCCCGCACGCGCGCCATCGACCGGCTGCGCAGCATGGGCACCGCGGCGCGCGTGGTGGAGGGCGCCACCCACGAGCCGCCTCCGGTGAGCGCCGAGCCGCCCGCACCGGACGAGGCCAGCGCGCAGGGGCAGAACCGCCAGCGGGTGCTGGCCGCGCTGAAGCAGTTGCCACGCGAGCAGCGCGAGGTGGTGGAGTTGGCCTACTTCGAGGGGCTCTCGCAGCGCGAAATCGCGGAGCGCACGGGCGACCCGCTCGGCACCGTGAAGACGCGGGCGCGGCTGGCGCTGGAGAAGCTGGGCGACCTGCTGCGGGAGCTGGCACCCGGAGAGTAG
- the treS gene encoding maltose alpha-D-glucosyltransferase, producing MELDPLWYKKALIYELHLRAFHDSNGDGHGDIPGLIEKLPYLQDLGVDCLWLLPHYPSPLRDDGYDIADYYGIHPDYGTLADFQRLVDEAHKRGIRIITELVVNHTSDQHPWFLESRSDPKSPKRDWYVWSDTDDRYKGTRIIFLDTERSNWTWDPVAKQYFWHRFFSHQPDLNYDNPEVQEAMLDVMRFWLNMGVDGFRCDAVPYLFEREGTNCENLPETHAFLKRLRKTIDSEYQGKMLLAEANQWPADVRVYFGDGDEFHMGFHFPVMPRLFMAIRKEDRTPIVEIMQQTPDIPSNCQWAIFLRNHDELTLEMVTDEDRDYMYREYATDPRMRINLGIRRRLAPLMGNGRRRIELMHSLLFTLPGTPVMYYGDEIGMGDNIYLGDRNGVRTPMQWTGDRNAGFSKADYARLYAPVIADAVYGYQAINVEAQERVQASLLHWVKRMIRIRQRYPVFALGTLRFLPTENRKVLSFVREHDGMTVLVVCNLSRFAQPAVVDLREYEGAVPVELVGETPFPRISNLPYQLSMGPFMFLWFRLDKPAAGRSMP from the coding sequence ATGGAACTGGATCCCCTCTGGTACAAGAAGGCCCTCATCTACGAGCTGCACCTGCGCGCATTCCACGACTCCAACGGCGACGGCCACGGGGACATCCCGGGCCTCATCGAGAAGCTGCCGTATCTTCAAGACCTGGGCGTGGACTGCCTGTGGCTCCTGCCGCACTACCCCTCGCCGCTGCGCGATGACGGCTACGACATCGCGGACTACTACGGCATCCATCCGGACTACGGCACGCTCGCGGACTTCCAGCGGCTGGTGGACGAGGCGCACAAGCGCGGCATCCGCATCATCACCGAGCTCGTGGTCAATCACACCAGCGACCAGCACCCCTGGTTCCTGGAGTCGCGCAGCGACCCGAAGAGCCCCAAGCGCGACTGGTACGTCTGGAGCGACACGGACGACCGGTACAAGGGCACCCGCATCATCTTCCTCGACACGGAGCGCTCCAACTGGACGTGGGACCCGGTGGCCAAGCAGTACTTCTGGCACCGCTTCTTCAGCCACCAGCCGGACCTCAACTACGACAACCCCGAGGTGCAGGAAGCCATGCTGGACGTCATGCGCTTCTGGCTCAACATGGGGGTGGACGGGTTCCGCTGCGACGCCGTGCCCTACCTCTTCGAGCGCGAGGGCACCAACTGCGAGAACCTCCCCGAGACGCACGCCTTCCTCAAGCGCCTGCGCAAGACGATTGATTCCGAGTACCAGGGGAAGATGCTGCTCGCCGAGGCCAACCAGTGGCCCGCCGACGTGCGCGTGTATTTCGGCGACGGCGACGAGTTCCACATGGGCTTCCACTTCCCGGTGATGCCCCGCCTCTTCATGGCCATCCGCAAGGAGGACCGGACGCCCATCGTGGAAATCATGCAGCAGACACCGGACATCCCGTCCAACTGCCAGTGGGCCATCTTCCTGCGCAACCACGACGAGCTGACGCTGGAGATGGTGACGGACGAGGACCGGGACTACATGTACCGGGAGTACGCCACGGACCCGCGGATGCGCATCAACCTGGGCATCCGCCGGAGGCTCGCTCCGCTGATGGGCAACGGCCGCCGCCGCATCGAGTTGATGCACAGCCTGCTCTTCACCCTGCCGGGCACGCCCGTCATGTACTACGGGGACGAGATTGGCATGGGCGACAACATCTACCTCGGCGACCGCAACGGCGTGCGCACGCCCATGCAGTGGACGGGTGACCGCAACGCAGGCTTCAGCAAGGCGGACTACGCGCGCCTGTACGCCCCCGTGATTGCCGACGCGGTGTACGGCTACCAGGCCATCAACGTGGAGGCGCAGGAGCGCGTGCAGGCCAGCCTCCTGCACTGGGTGAAGCGGATGATTCGCATCCGCCAGCGCTACCCCGTCTTCGCGCTGGGCACCCTGCGCTTCCTCCCGACGGAGAACCGCAAGGTGCTGTCTTTCGTGCGCGAGCACGACGGCATGACGGTGCTGGTGGTCTGCAACCTGTCCCGCTTCGCGCAGCCGGCGGTGGTGGACTTGCGTGAGTACGAGGGCGCGGTGCCGGTGGAGCTCGTCGGTGAGACGCCCTTCCCCCGCATCAGCAACCTGCCCTACCAGCTCTCCATGGGCCCATTCATGTTCCTGTGGTTCCGGCTGGACAAGCCGGCTGCGGGAAGGAGCATGCCGTGA
- a CDS encoding alpha-1,4-glucan--maltose-1-phosphate maltosyltransferase has product MTERIGSVFIEGVRPELDAGRYAVKRVAGESLTVRADVFKEGHDVLVAVIRWRQVTPKSQVTDWQEVPMRFLGNDLWEGDFPLAHNGRYEYTIEAWPDLFRTWASELKRKVDAGRDVKSELLEGAALLEGAAARARPASEEDARVLSEAAVRLRGPAEPELIAVALAPELATIASTYPDRKLAKRYDKVLEVFADREKARFGAWYEFFPRSAKRDGKTHGTFHDAEEWLPYIQRLGFDVIYLPPIHPIGRTARKGKNNSLKAGPDDVGSTWAIGAAEGGHKAVHPKLGTLEDFRHFVSAAQEHGIEVALDIAFQCAPDHPYVKEHPEWFQHRPDGTIKTAENPPKRYEDIVNFDWMGPARESLWAELESVVLHWVKQGVKTFRVDNPHTKPIQFWAWLIRRVQDAHPDVIFLSEAFTRPKVMKALAKVGFTQSYTYFTWRNFKGELREYLEELTTPPVSDYFRGNFWPNTPDILPEPLQNAGPGAFRLRAALAATLSSVWGMYCGFELCEGRPLPGKEEYLDSEKYQLVAWDLDRPGNIKDWIARLNTARNTQPALRQYDTLEFFEADNERVLFYGKRSPDGQSTVLMAVSLDPYAAQEALLHVPLEWLGAKPEETYQVHELMSDQRSLWQGPDVNVRLTPEQPAAIWAVYRFRRTEHAFDYYE; this is encoded by the coding sequence ATGACCGAACGAATCGGAAGCGTGTTCATCGAGGGAGTCCGACCCGAGCTGGACGCGGGCCGGTATGCCGTCAAGCGCGTCGCCGGAGAGAGCCTCACCGTCAGGGCCGACGTCTTCAAGGAGGGCCATGACGTCCTCGTCGCCGTCATCCGCTGGAGACAGGTGACGCCAAAGTCACAAGTGACGGACTGGCAGGAGGTGCCCATGCGCTTCCTGGGCAATGACCTCTGGGAGGGAGACTTCCCCCTCGCCCACAACGGCCGCTACGAATACACGATTGAAGCCTGGCCGGATCTCTTCCGCACCTGGGCGTCCGAGCTGAAGCGCAAGGTGGACGCGGGCCGCGACGTGAAGAGTGAGTTGCTGGAGGGCGCGGCGCTCCTGGAGGGGGCTGCTGCCCGGGCCCGGCCCGCCAGCGAGGAGGACGCGCGAGTGCTCTCCGAGGCCGCCGTCCGCCTGCGCGGCCCCGCCGAGCCGGAGCTCATCGCCGTGGCGCTGGCGCCGGAATTGGCCACCATTGCCTCCACGTACCCGGACCGGAAGCTGGCGAAGCGCTACGATAAGGTGCTGGAGGTGTTCGCGGACCGGGAGAAGGCCCGCTTCGGCGCCTGGTACGAGTTCTTCCCCCGCTCCGCCAAGCGCGACGGGAAGACGCACGGCACGTTCCACGACGCGGAGGAATGGCTGCCGTACATCCAGCGGCTCGGCTTCGACGTCATCTACCTGCCGCCCATCCACCCCATCGGCCGCACCGCGCGCAAGGGCAAGAACAACAGCCTCAAGGCGGGCCCGGACGACGTGGGCAGCACCTGGGCCATCGGCGCCGCGGAGGGCGGCCACAAGGCGGTGCACCCGAAGCTCGGCACGCTGGAGGACTTCCGCCACTTCGTGAGCGCGGCGCAGGAACATGGCATCGAGGTGGCGCTGGACATCGCCTTCCAATGCGCGCCGGACCACCCGTACGTGAAGGAGCATCCGGAGTGGTTCCAGCACCGCCCGGACGGCACCATCAAGACGGCGGAGAACCCGCCCAAGCGCTACGAGGACATCGTCAACTTCGACTGGATGGGGCCGGCCCGCGAGTCGCTCTGGGCCGAGCTGGAGTCCGTCGTCCTCCACTGGGTGAAGCAGGGCGTGAAGACGTTCCGCGTGGACAACCCGCACACCAAGCCCATCCAGTTCTGGGCATGGCTCATCCGCCGTGTGCAGGACGCGCACCCGGACGTCATCTTCCTCTCCGAGGCCTTCACCCGTCCCAAGGTGATGAAGGCCCTGGCCAAGGTGGGCTTCACCCAGTCGTACACGTACTTCACGTGGCGCAACTTCAAGGGCGAGCTGCGCGAGTACCTGGAGGAGCTCACCACGCCGCCGGTGTCCGACTACTTCCGCGGCAACTTCTGGCCCAACACGCCGGACATCCTCCCGGAGCCGCTGCAGAACGCCGGGCCCGGGGCCTTCCGCCTGCGCGCGGCGCTGGCGGCCACCCTCTCCTCCGTGTGGGGCATGTACTGCGGCTTCGAGCTGTGCGAGGGCCGCCCGCTGCCCGGCAAGGAGGAGTACCTCGACTCGGAGAAGTATCAGCTCGTCGCGTGGGATTTGGACCGGCCCGGCAACATCAAGGACTGGATTGCGCGCCTCAACACCGCGCGCAACACGCAGCCCGCGCTGCGCCAGTACGACACGCTGGAGTTCTTCGAGGCGGACAACGAGCGCGTCCTCTTCTACGGGAAGCGCTCGCCGGACGGGCAGAGCACGGTGCTGATGGCGGTGAGCCTGGACCCGTACGCCGCCCAGGAGGCGCTCTTGCACGTGCCCCTGGAGTGGCTGGGCGCGAAGCCGGAGGAGACGTACCAGGTGCACGAGCTGATGTCGGACCAGCGCTCGCTCTGGCAGGGCCCTGACGTGAACGTGCGTCTCACGCCCGAGCAGCCCGCGGCCATCTGGGCCGTGTACCGCTTCCGCCGCACCGAGCACGCGTTCGACTACTACGAGTGA
- a CDS encoding acyl carrier protein has protein sequence MIESIRNILKEHARLSTDITTLSDTADLYQAGMTSHASVNVMLALEASFDVEFPDRMLKRTVFQSVSSIREAVEELTAGK, from the coding sequence ATGATTGAATCCATCCGCAACATCCTCAAAGAGCACGCGCGTCTGTCCACGGACATCACCACCCTGTCGGACACGGCGGACCTCTATCAGGCTGGCATGACGTCCCACGCGAGCGTGAATGTCATGCTCGCGCTGGAGGCGAGCTTCGACGTGGAGTTCCCCGACCGCATGCTGAAGCGCACCGTCTTCCAGAGCGTCTCGTCCATCCGCGAGGCGGTGGAAGAGCTCACGGCGGGGAAGTGA
- a CDS encoding acyl-CoA dehydrogenase family protein, with protein MTTAAPQGDVSTPAASPLETVTRIASEVARVHADSVDREGRFPVEAMEALKRARMLGLLVPASLGGPEVPLDQVASMCEALAHHCASTAMVFAMHHIQVACLARHGMASPMLRAYLTELNEKQLLIASVTSEVGVGGEMRASVTAVEQRDGRFSLDKDATTISYGEHADDLLATARRAPDAPRNDQSLVLLRKGSFTLERTSNWDTMGMRGTCSPGFKVRSTGPSEHVLPVAFADIASQTMVPVSHVLWGSVWLGIAAGAVARARAFVRQQARAKPGTVPPTASRLAEVHNLLQTMRASVHEVSAEAGRRMAASDPEALSSISFSLKMNNLKVSASTLVADIVHRALLICGIQGYKNDSPFSLGRYLRDAHSAALMIGNDRILATNASLLLVLKED; from the coding sequence ATGACCACCGCCGCGCCTCAGGGCGATGTCTCCACCCCGGCCGCCAGCCCGCTGGAGACCGTCACACGCATTGCCTCGGAGGTGGCCCGCGTCCATGCGGACTCCGTGGACCGCGAGGGCCGCTTCCCCGTGGAAGCGATGGAAGCGCTGAAGCGCGCGCGGATGCTCGGTCTGCTCGTCCCCGCCTCGCTTGGGGGGCCGGAAGTCCCGTTGGACCAGGTGGCCTCCATGTGCGAGGCGCTGGCCCACCACTGCGCGTCCACCGCCATGGTCTTCGCCATGCACCACATCCAAGTGGCGTGCCTGGCGCGGCATGGCATGGCGTCTCCCATGCTGCGCGCCTACCTCACGGAGCTGAACGAGAAGCAGCTCCTCATCGCCTCCGTCACCTCCGAGGTGGGCGTGGGCGGCGAGATGCGCGCCAGCGTCACCGCCGTGGAGCAGCGCGACGGGCGCTTCTCGTTGGACAAGGACGCGACCACCATCTCCTACGGCGAGCACGCGGATGACCTGCTGGCCACTGCGCGCCGCGCGCCGGACGCGCCTCGCAATGACCAGTCGCTGGTGCTGCTGCGCAAGGGGAGCTTCACCCTGGAGCGCACGAGCAACTGGGACACGATGGGCATGCGCGGCACGTGCAGCCCGGGCTTCAAGGTCCGCTCCACCGGCCCTTCCGAGCACGTGCTCCCCGTGGCCTTCGCGGACATCGCCAGCCAGACGATGGTGCCGGTGTCGCACGTCCTCTGGGGCAGTGTGTGGTTGGGCATCGCCGCCGGCGCCGTGGCCCGGGCTCGTGCCTTCGTGCGCCAGCAGGCCCGTGCGAAGCCGGGCACCGTGCCGCCCACCGCGTCGCGCCTCGCGGAGGTGCACAACCTGCTCCAGACGATGCGCGCCAGCGTGCACGAGGTGTCCGCCGAGGCCGGCCGCCGCATGGCCGCGAGCGACCCGGAGGCGCTGTCCTCCATCAGCTTCTCGCTGAAGATGAACAACCTGAAGGTGTCCGCCTCCACGCTCGTCGCGGACATCGTCCACCGCGCGCTGCTCATCTGCGGCATCCAGGGCTACAAGAACGACTCGCCGTTCTCGCTCGGCCGCTACCTGCGCGACGCGCACTCCGCGGCGCTGATGATTGGCAACGACCGCATCCTCGCCACCAACGCGTCGCTGCTGCTGGTCCTCAAGGAGGACTGA